GcagttgcagaagtcgtgatttgcctcAACTTGTGCTCTGCGTGGAAGCATatccgcgactgtttttggcatccccagatagccgcgAATCCGCTTGGGGTCAGAAATTCGAGACTCTAGTGGTAGGTTGATGGAACTGCTTGCATGCCATTGAGCCATGGAGTtgccatgatcacgttgtagatagcaggatgatcgactaccgcgaattcgacgattttcgtgatatccttggccatgactggcaactggattgatccaagagtcatcgatacttcgcctgaaaaccCCGTGAGCGGTTTCGgtgtcggaattacttctccgagtttgatgctcatgcgcttgagagtgtcgcggaagattacgttgaccgtgcttcccgtgtcgacgagtacccttccgacttctaagtctcgtttgacgagatctatgacgagcggatcgcagtgaggttgatcgatgccgccggcttcctcctttgtgaaggtgatcgagcaattttggccatctcggggaggcgaccatgtaggccaattcgCACTCGACTCtaccttccgttggtaagccttgatggccgaaacagtatcgccgcagtattgtgatcctccgatgatcatgttgactctgcgacgattgttatcattccccttgtcgtccggccttcTACTGCGTTTATCCCCgggctggtttcgttgaggggatttctcagcgggcggatttctgtacgtctttggagggcgaacagagtcgaggatgagatccttgactcTGGTTACTTCCGAGatctctccagcgagtagctttgcggccagccttgctcccaagactttgcagttggtcgtagagtgtcctcgggactggtggaactcgcagaaggtggtttcgtcatacccttggtTGCGGGTCCACGTATTGCCCGTGGTTCGGCCTTGGTCTGAATTGATCGcgtagttatgcgccccttggagatcttccccctcgtgatggacatacttgtcgttgcgagagttcttcttttttgctTTCGGATCTACGtccttcgaggatggtcttgccgccttatgtttttgcaataagattttagtttcttcctcgactatgatgtaatccgttgctttgtggagggcgtcctgggtCGTTGTcggtttgtcgagggttatccactttctgaattttgacttgtaccagagcgtgtTTCTCAGCGCGTCAATGGCCCCATTGTCgcttatcccactttcaaatcagttgattccagtttcccagtttgacaacttcttcgtcgttccaatcgaactaggatgaatcactttgtaagaagcttgatatggatacataaagtggtggacaatgaccaggaagttaaataaatctcataggagttgggaagaaggagttatcccactttcaaatcaattgattccagtttcccagtttgggaataagacaacttcttcgttgttccaatcgaactaggatgaatcactttgtaagaagcttgatatggatacataaagtggtggagaatgaccaggaagttgaataaatctcataggagttgggaagaaggagttatcccactttcaaatcagttgattccagtttcccagtttgggaataagacaacttcttcgtcgttccaatcgaaccaggatgaatcactttgtaagaagcttgatatggatacataaagtggtggagaatgaccaggaagttgaaccGGCTGATAAAGTcacggaggggttcgtcttccctctgggagagactccagagatcgacatcggaagtttctctgtctatgaacacagagtattgtttgagaaattctgatgcgagctgtcggaaactcccgataaTGTTGCGATGAAGGCGTGCAAACCATTCGAGCGCCGCTCCTtccagattttcgacgaacaggcggcagtagccAGCATCTTTTTCGCCATCCTTCAGTCTCTCTCTTCCCATCGcaatgtggaaagcctgaaggtgcgccttCGGATCGgtcgtaccatcgtactttggtactttgatctttcccggatcagAAATTCTCATATCTGAGATGCGAGTGGTGACGGGGCTAGAGCCCCTTCCAGCAGACTGCCGATCTCGGGAGCAGCGCTGGTAGcgtgatggatttgagactttacggctcttacTTCCGCCGCAGTCTTGGTTATGTAGTCGCGAaaatcgcggatatccgatgtctcgccAGCGGCTTTCCGAGCTTGTCGGTGTTtgctgcgagtgagctcggtttgcttttcaCCTAGCTCTTCCTGTTCGTTCTAGTAGAGGGTTTCCTCCTTTTCCGTTGTCGAACGGAGAGCTTTCCCTAGCAGATCgacttctggtccttcttggatgtctgtcgacatcctcatcggtgtcgttggagacatcgctaggatccaggtcaatgcgttcggcttcgttatcctccgaatcCTTTGCAGGAGGCGGAGGTCTTTCAGGGTTCTCCtgttcgatgggagatttctcgctagggttttgacccgaaggtcgttcccgcgctaCTCCAGATCTGccgagtggggtagcgaagtcgagtCTCTTCctgcggattttggtggttccgcgggggcggattgctcgagtccttgccgttaagatTTCGACCTGTTTAGTCAAGGtactcacgagcttatcctgttcttccgaccttttctcataggtggcgaacatctttttaaactcctcgagcgccgTGGTGTTGGCTGgtgcgttggccgcagatacgtccgctgctggagtgtggagatcggtgccgctacctccgttaagaggagtctgcacgttatccgcgtcgttagttgacatgtctgactgagcgtgatgtggcttttgcgggttagattgatccgtactccccctccttctagcgccaaactgtgggaaccgaaattcgcactgacgaattccgtttaaataaggaaactaggaaaaccctaatatcccagaggacccggatatctgctaataccacacctcaagcaatcagaacacgagaataacaacaataaaaataagaaatcgaaaagagagcaaagtagatctttttCGAATCTgcatatgagcgtttacaacaaggtataagcctgggctcgagagctgtcggcgagattcctagttctagcaaccctaagatggctaaacctaattgagtcgcagctcgaaataacaaaaacggaaaattgcctaaattgctctaagtgctaagttgctctgaaaaagttctatgctcttgctcctcgcctaggactccttatatactagctccaaggtcggtttacgtttttactcttctgcccttaagccgtcatagcataaaaatggagatattccatttttcccgatcttcacaattatcttcaaaacttccgtatttatctgcggaaacttgacatttatccttcctcgtgggcctcgaaataacaaaaacggaaaattgcctaaattgctctaagtgctaagtttgctctgaaaaagttctctgctcttgctcctcgcctaggactccttatatactagctccaaggtcggtttatgcttttactcttctgcccttaagccgtcatagcataaaaatggagatatttcatttttcccgatcttcgcaATTATCGTTaaaacttctgtatttatccgctgaaacttgacatttatctttccttgtggaccaagcgtaaaccatgctgtggtttatgggcttttggttaagaaatcgtaggatgggcctggagtcgtgttttaggcccctttgggccgtcttccgactcgaagcgtttactacgatttttTCGATAAGGAACGAACTTTTCGCGgtattaatccgcaaagtttgattgatgatttagaatagcggaaagcatagacttagctcgctacggtcttcgggagatagcattgaaggtttgacgagaatgcatggactggtgtcgtctcAACGTTTCAGaagagctcagtcgctacgcagcgaccaaactttggctcgagcccggtcgctacgtagcgaccaagcaggacgaacgcttggtcgctacgtagcgaccgagcgggatggacgctccatcgctacgtagcgaccaagcgggacggacgctcggtcgcaacatagcgaccgagcaggacgaacgctcggtcgctatgtagcgaccgagcgggacggatgctcggtcgctacgtagcgaccaagcagaaCGGATGTTCGGTCgtaacgtagcgaccgagcgttggcttggacttggttgctatgtagcgaccggatagcgtgcatgtgcggtagtttCGCAATGATCGAGTTTGAGTTGTCTATTTTTAgctttcaaggatacttcttcgtaaaaactacgtattggttattttttaagaaatacgatttccgagggttttcggGTGTTAATTCCGTTATGAttgtttttgaccccaacagtacccttttcggtcccgttccgttcgtaccctttcagtcccaacccgtttgtaccctttcagtcacgaaccgttcacatccgatggatcatgatacgttcgtacctctttgatcacgacacgttcttacctcttggatcacgacacgttcgtacctcttggatcacgacatgatccttggcaacacgcaaccttggatcacgatgcaccctttggtcattggtaccctttggtcctcgtaccctttgatacttgcaaccattggtatctcgtaccttttggttacttgcatcctttggtatctcacaacctttggtaactcatgatcCTTGGCAACAtgcaacctttggcgactagtacccttttgatccaacctatccgctatggttagcaatcaacgtaaccaaccatgaccccatggtctatgacgtggtaatatgattaactatcacgttccatatatatatatatatatatcatatagacataataatataaagagacagagatagaaccactcacagccgctatAGCCCGTACCAATTGGTCAGTCCgtctctcggctaaccacccttggtccttggcgcctatttccgtccaggaataggtcttcctattggccttagtgtcttataaaagccacggcctcatatggctaaagccatactcaccatgaaccggataGTGCCCTTATGGTTTTGATCCCGGATTCTgcccttccggcttggatcctcgtttctcattgggggatccctttgtttaggatgtgtgtcctttgtctcagacagaacgagactgaatgagaatgaatgaattgatctctggtcgtgcatcctatatataggcaaccaaagttcatgtgcgaagggacacatcccttcgaagcatccttttgggacagatattgaccatcgattacaatcaacggtccagatcgtacctacTGAATTTAGTGACTACAGCTGCGGTCGCTAAATATACCGACCGAATACCTACTATTTGGCTACTGATTTGCGACCAATAACAATCAGTTACTAGTTAGTCGCGACTTTACGACTACAGTACATAGTCCTTATTCAGTCGGTAATTTGCGACTATTTAGCTACTTATACGAGGTCGCTATATTTTTGTCGGCCATAAGTCGCAAAATACCGTTACAAAACACGTGGAAATCGTTACTGAGTTTAGTAAACCGGTTTTTGATGACTGATTGTAGTAGTCGCAAAATCAGTAGCAATAGAGTAGCAAAAGAGTAGCAAAACAGTCGCTAAATATTCTATATATAGATGAAAACCGACATATTTATTATCTCATCACCCGTGTAAGAATCATATCCTTaaaaaattttgagaaaaaaaaaatcgttaacAACAATGACGAGCAATTATAACAACTATATTAATTTTCGTGCTTGGATGtacaagaggattgatgaagaaACGGGGAATTTCTCGAGAGAGTTTGTCGCGGGGGTAGAAAAATTCATGACGTTTGCAAATAGTCAAGAATTAACGCAGAGCAATGGTGGTAAGTTCTTTTGCCCTTGTAGTATTTGCAGAAACGAAAAATTTCTCTCGGGGCAAAAAATcttgaaacatatatatagtagagGATTTATGGAAGATTATTATGTTTGGTACAACCATGGAGAAGAAATCGACATGGGATTAGGAACAAGTTATGTTGATCCGACGCATTTAAGTGGTAGTGAAGAAGTTGGTAATTTAGTAGAAGATAGATATGTGGAAATGGTGAATGATGCATTTCGTGATAATTTGAATTATGATAATTATCAACAGGATGATAGTTATCAAAATGTTGTAGATCCGGTTTCCAAccaatcaaaaaaattatacgaTTTGTTAGAAGGAGCAAAAAATCCTTTGTATGATGGTTGTCACGAAGGTCACTCGCAGTTATCCTTAGCTGCTCGAGTTTTGCAAAATAAGACAGATTATAATATGAGTGAAAAATGTGTGGATTCGGTATGCCAAATGTTATCAGACTATTTACCACCTGGAAACCAATCAACCGCTTCAAATTACGAGACAGAAAGGTTGATGCGCAATTTGGGCCTCCCCTACCATACAATTGATGTTTGTGTTAACAATTGTATGATCTTCTGGAAAGAAGATGAAAGATGGGATAAATGTCGATTTTGTGATGCACCAAGATGGAAGCCTAGAAATGAACGGCGTAGGACAAAAGTACCATATAGTCGTATGTGGTATCTACCTATTGCTGACAGATTGAAGAGAATGTACCAGAGCAAGAAGACTGCATcagcaatgagatggcatgcagaGCACCAAGCAAAGGAGGGTGAAATGTGTCATCCGTCAGATGCGGCGGAGTGGAAATACTTTCAAGATCAACATCCCCGTTTTGCAGAAGAACCTTGCAATGTTTATCTTGGCTTATGTACGGATGGCTTCAATCCATTTGGAATGTCTAATAATCATTCGTTGTGGCCAGTGATCTTGACTCCATATAATCTACCCCCTGGTATGTGCATGAAGACAGAGTACTTGTTTCTCACAATTTGGAATTCTGGACCGAATCACCCGCGAGCTAGTCTAGATATCTTCCTCAAACCTTTGATTGAGGAGTTGAAAGAGTTATGGTCTACTGGAGTTGAAGCATATGATGTCTCCTTGAATCAAAATTTCAATCTTAAAGCAGTGCTTCTTTGGACGATAAGCGATTTTCCGGCATATGGCATGCTATCAGGATGGACGACCCATGGGAAGTTGTCTTGTCCAATTTGCATGGAAGATTGTAAGGATTTTTATCTGACTAATGGAAGGAAGAcctgttggtttgattgtcatcgaaGATTTCTTCCTCGTAACCATCCACTGAGGAAGAATAAAAAGGACTTCTTGAAGGGAAAACGCGCTTTGAATGATTTTCCACCTGAATCTTTGACTGGTGAGCAAGTTTATTCGGAGCTGTTAAATGGTGTCAATCCACCAAAAACATCTAAGTGTGGTGGAAATGGTCATGATAAGAAGAAACCTGGATATGGGAAACGCCATAATTGGCACAAGGAAAGCATATTCTGCGAGCTGCCATAATGGAGGGACCTCATTCTTCGACATAATcttgatgtgatgcatatagaaaagaatttttttgaCAACATCATGAATACGCTTATGAATGTGAAGGGTAAGTCGAAAGACACAATCAAGTCAAGATTGGATATAGCACTTTTCTGTGATAGGGAACATTTACATGTTGATAGCAATGGGCAAGCTCCTTTCCCTCCCTACACATTGGACAAGAATGCAAGAACAAGTTTATTGGAATGTGTGAAACATTCGGTAAAATTCCCAGATGGTTATGCTTCAGACCTAGCTAGGTGTGTTGATCTTGAGAATGGCAAGTTTTCAGGCATGAAGAGTCATGACTGCCATGTTTTTATAGAGAGGCTACTTCCATTTATACTTGCAGAACTCCTAGACCAAAACGTCCATCTTGCGTTATCAGGtagtaattttttgttttttgaaattttgatatatataaatatatgtgtgTTAATAATTAGTGTTGTACTCACAATATACAAACGAAATCAAGGTAAAAACATAGATATGATTCATATGTTCACTTTTTCAgatataaaatgttatattttcatCATTTGGGCAGGTTCACGAGATTTGATGAAGGTGAAGTCCCTGTATATCATGTCGAAGGAGTAACTGATATATTTACTCACGTAGGTCGTCCAAGTGGAGAAATGCAAGAAATATGGCTATCCGAAAAAGATTATCAATGCGCACATTCATATGTTTTGCGAAATTGTGAATATTTTCAGCCATTTGAGAGGTATATAATTTGACAATTGTTAaccttatgtttttttatatatcctactttgatttctcatattTGTGTTGGTCTAATATAGGATGTTCGAAGATTATATCAGTGCAAAATATCCAGACATTTCCGAAGAAGAACTCTCCACGAAGAGAGCAGATGAATATCATATATGGGTGAAAGATTATGTATGTCTTAGTAATTATACATGTATTAAGTGTTTTTCGTTCTTtacattgatatatatatatataaatatattgataCAGGTTAGCTACTGGAGCAACACACATCCTTTTCCTCTTTGGGTTAAAGATATGGCGAATGGACCCATGAATAAAGCTAAAGCATGGCCTATCTATTTCACAAGAGGTTTTTTGTTTCATACGCAGAAGCATGGTGAGGGACGAAAGACTTGTAACTATGGAGTATGTGTTAAAGGAGAGAGTTATACAAATATAACTGATGAAGCACATTACTACGGGATCTTAACTGATATCATAGAAATCAAGTATGAGGGGGTGGTCGATTTGAGAATCACACTTTTTAAGTGTAAGTGGTATGATCCTGTTCTTGGTAGAGGCACTCGGCGAAGCAATGGTGGTATCGTTGATGTTCTTTCATCAAGGAAATACTGCAAATATGACCCATTTATTCTAGGtacatacacacacatatatatatatttttttgacatcaggtacgtataatatgtatatatatatattgatatttgaTATTACACAGCTTCACAAGCAGAACAAGTTTGTTATATCCCGTATCCATATGTAAAGAAACCAAAGCAATTGTGGCTTAATGTTCTTAAAGTGAATCCGAGGAGATTAATCGTTGCTGGAGAATATGAAGACGTAGCCTCGATTACGTTACAACAAGAAAACGATGATGCTGTTCTGATGACTACAGTTGAAGACCTACAATTTGAGCATTTGGTACATGCTCGAAAAGAACCAATAAATCTCGATTTCGAGGTGGGAGATGGAGAACCAAATGACGAATTTCGATGTAATTTATCGTCTTCTGATGATGATGTTTAAGTTATTTGAGGCAATATGTAATGATATATATTATTGAAATATTAACTTTATggtgtgttttttttataaaaaaaaattgtatttagcTAAGTAATCCCACCTACACCATAAGTAACCCgcctataaaccctaaacttacTAAACCCAAACATTTGATAATTAGAATCCCTCCTAAACCCAAAAATTTAACTAATCCCGCCTATAAACCCAAAATTCAGTAAACCCGCCTAAAACCAATTATTTTTGGactttaattagatttttttactaCTCATCGGCAACCCTAATCACTCTCTAACTCTCTCGATCTCACACCGCCTCCTCTCTAACTTGCGATTTCACTCTCGATCTCGATCTCTCACTCCGGCGATTTCACCGAAGCTACTCCGGCGATGGGTGGAAAGAGGAAGCGCAAACTCGTGGCACCGGGTTCGTCGATTAATAAAACACCAAGACCATTACCGACTCGGTATGACTTCGTCTCTAAGGCGACGATGTCGAATCTTCCACCGGTGGTTCTCCCTAACAACAATCTGGCGCCGTCGGTAAGGGATTATCCACCTCCGAGGCAACTCTTTCCGTCCTCCACGTTCCCACCTTCTGGATCTGCTCCGGTTCCTCAAACTCAGCCTCCAACTCGAGTACCTCAGTCTTCTGGCGGTGAAGGTACTTCATATCCTCATCCTGGGCGGAGACAATCTCAATCTTCTCCACTTCATGGAGCTCCATCGCCTCACAGTTCTCAAGCACAAAACTCTCATGGAGACCCAGAAGATTTTGCTGAGTTCGAAGCTCCAGTTGAACCTGATCTCTCGGAGGACGTGATGGATGTATTAAACCGTATGCTAGCCCAACCAGGCCGAGAGGAGTTCACAACGGTCCTCTCTCCCAAACTCGAGCCTGGTACAACATGGTATGGTTGCTCTACTTTGTGTCTGTTGTGTGAGGTTTCAGTTTGTCTTCATGAGAGTTTTAGTGTGTTTAAGTTTGAGTTCGAGTTTTAGCTGTTTGAGTTTGAGTCTAGTAAACAATTTCGAGTCACGAAGTTGAGCTAATTATATGTTTAAGTTTATGTCCGAGTTTTAGCTTTTCGTTTCAAaaccttagttttttttttggttctgttGTGAAGATTTTAATTATGTTTCgcttttgtttgtgtttctcttctttctgtcTGTTGTGTGAGTATTATACTAGTGTCTTCTCTCTGCTTGTTTAGTGTCTTCTCACTGCTTgtttgagtttgagtttgctgATTGAGAGTCTCTGTTTTTTTCCTCTTGTGTTGTAGGTTTGGTTATGACAAGTCCAGCTTGACCCGTAGGATAACAAAGATTATGAAAAAGAAGTTTAATAAGCCTTTATATGAAAAAGAAGTTTAATAAGCCTTTCTATAGCTGGACCTGTGTGCCTAGAGACAGACAAGAAGGATACTTCGTTGAATTTGCGGTAACCTTTTCTATCTTTTACATTCAGTTTATAGTTCTTTCTGTTGTGACAAGAAATATCGGCAAGTAAAGTATGCAATGAAACTAGTTGGAACAAAGAACACTGAAACATATGTAAAGTGGCTAGCAACCATGCACGATAAGCttatattttctctgtttttttgtagaaaaaacACACATGGAATCCCATGTTAACCGGTCTTGTTCAAGAACACTTTGAATTCATTTGTCAGCTTCGAATGAAAGATATGGTCAGTGATGTAAGGACCTCTCGCAACCAACCGAATTGGATAGGAGATACACTCTGGAAACAAATGACTGCTTATTGGGACACTGAGGCAGCAGTGGCAAAGAGCCGCAAGGCATCAGCAGCTCGTTTGTCTGAACGTAATGGTCTTGGTATTCACAAGCATAACTCAGGACAGAAGTCCTATATGCAACTCGAACAGGAGCTGGTGAGTATCATTTTCTTTGTCTCGTTTTCTTTAACACTTGTCTCTTTTTCATGTGTGTCTTTCTTCCATTTCATTTCAGATAGAGGAGTTGGGAAGACTTGTGAGTTTTGGTGAAGTATTCATCAAGGCTCATACAAGAAAAGATGGAACCTATGTTGATTTCAAAGCAGAAAAAGTTGCTGAggcttacaaaaagaaaaaggaagagaagtTGGCTGACCTTAGGAAGGATAACACTGAAATCTCAGAGGGGCTTTTGCTAGCAATAGAAGAGGACAACGAGCTGTTTATTCAGgtctagtattttttttaaaaaatattttacagtcATAAGTTTTTGCATTAAGAGTTTGGTGTTGTTTTCCAGCTTGGAAATTGATTGATAATGACTTACTCATTGTTTTCTTTGTTGTAGTCAACTTTCTGCAATGACAAAGGAGACCTTTTTGGTATTGGAAGCCTGAAGAAGAAGCTTAAGAGAAAACGAAATGACCCGATCAGTTCCTATTCTTTCATGCACATGCAACAAAAGCTTGAAGAAGCTGAACTCAAGATAAAAGAACAAGAAGCCCATATTGCCAAGGCTGAGGCAGACCGTGCTCTGGAACAAGCTATTAACCAGGCTAAGATGGCTGAGTTCTCCCTTTTGCACAAGTACATGCGTTTAACTGACCAAAAATACCTTGATTTCATTGCCTCTGAAGCATCATCTCCAGCTCCTCCTGATCAGTGAAAGCTCTGTGTTCTTAGGTTATCATATTTAACTATCTTTTGGTGTTTGGTATTTTGAACATATAACAACTCCGATaactttttggtattttggtgTTTGATTTGGGATGTATCTTTTTGGTATTTAGGATTCTATAAACTTTAATCTACTTTCAGTTTCTTCATTTACCATCTGTCAAATAATTAATCccacaaataaaaatcaaaagtgaaccaaaataaataaataccaaATCCCAAATCAATGTTTGTATGGGTCGAAAAGAAGTAGCTTTGTAGTCACTTAACAGTCGCTAAATACGTTGATAATCAGTCGTTACCCGTGGCAACCTCAGTCACTAATCAGTCACTAGTCAGTCGCTATATTTACCGACCGTTTAGCGACTGGTATATTAGTCACTAAATACGTCACTAAAGCAGTCGCAAAATCAGTCGTAACTTAGCGACTTTTTTACGACTGCAGATAGGCAGTCGCTAAATACCGACCGACTAACGACTGATTTATTTAGCGACGCACACTATAACGACAGACGTAATTAGTCGTAAATCAGTCGCTAATCTTGATTTAGCGACCGAGTAGCTACTATTCTTCCGGTAGGTAAAAaacctgttttcttgtagtgatggcccgccactgacccggaccggACCATCGACCCGAAACCTGAACAGTCCGtcaagctgagatgagctgactccaagctgcctcagctgagtgagctagtagtccaaatggttgagctgacttaacttggaacgaactaggctgagcttgaccgagctacgtctagctgatcgagcttctcgtaagcatagcccagcttctgtacaacttatcctagctgacttctttctcttataaggttaagtctcagcatcctgacgtccttaaccttctatcttggccatggaacgctagccttaaggtcttaagaccggctggttc
This region of Brassica rapa cultivar Chiifu-401-42 unplaced genomic scaffold, CAAS_Brap_v3.01 Scaffold0217, whole genome shotgun sequence genomic DNA includes:
- the LOC103855968 gene encoding uncharacterized protein LOC103855968; the protein is MKKKFNKPFYSWTCVPRDRQEGYFVEFAKKHTWNPMLTGLVQEHFEFICQLRMKDMVSDVRTSRNQPNWIGDTLWKQMTAYWDTEAAVAKSRKASAARLSERNGLGIHKHNSGQKSYMQLEQELIEELGRLVSFGEVFIKAHTRKDGTYVDFKAEKVAEAYKKKKEEKLADLRKDNTEISEGLLLAIEEDNELFIQSTFCNDKGDLFGIGSLKKKLKRKRNDPISSYSFMHMQQKLEEAELKIKEQEAHIAKAEADRALEQAINQAKMAEFSLLHKYMRLTDQKYLDFIASEASSPAPPDQ